A window of Acropora muricata isolate sample 2 chromosome 3, ASM3666990v1, whole genome shotgun sequence contains these coding sequences:
- the LOC136910610 gene encoding uridylate-specific endoribonuclease B-like, producing the protein MAGKGFDTHPELSALCNQMWDVDKNRLTPGVDYRIDPQGRTRYNSTVDHAKDPLFSYVDPEVFKRETYARFIALLDNYESEGGHGEVVTQHEIRENQCFIDAIYETEPMKIAHKYLAEKGLMPADRPGFKKALYNLWFKLYRRTKGVRQLDSSAFEHVFVGETRNKGDVIGFHNWIQFYLQEKRGLVDYRGFFPSRRKRHTSSEEESYNQLITIQFTWKGDIKPIGSSFIGTSPEFEMALYTVCFLAGEKKDVCLEIDDYDVIVKAHSMGPYLGTCYPLIP; encoded by the exons ATGGCTGGCAAAGG ATTTGACACACATCCTGAATTGTCAGCACTATGTAATCAAATGTGGGACGTTGACAAGAATCGTCTCACACCAGGAGTTGACTACAGAATAGATCCTCAAGGAAGAACCCGCTACAACTCAACTGTAGATCATGCTAAAGACCCACTTTTTTCTTACGTTGATCCAGAGGTGTTTAAACGTGAGACGTATGCAA GATTTATAGCTCTGTTGGACAATTATGAAAGTGAAGGTGGTCATGGGGAGGTGGTTACACAGCACGAAATACGCGAGAATCAGTGTTTCATTGACGCCATCTACGAAACTGAGCCAATGAAGATTGCACACAAGTACCTGGCTGAGAAAGGACTAATGCCTGCTGATCGTCCTGGCTTCAAGAAGGCGCTGTATAATTTGTGGTTCAAATTGTACCGTCGAACTAAAGGAGTGAG gCAGTTGGACTCGTCAGCCTTTGAGCATGTTTTTGTCGGTGAGACACGAAACAAAGGAGATGTGATTGGTTTCCATAATTGGATACAGTTCTACCTTCAAGAAAAACGTGGCCTGGTTGACTATAGAGGCTTTTTTCCATCCAGAAGG AAGAGGCACACTAGCAGTGAGGAAGAAAGCTACAACCaacttattacaatccaattcACATGGAAAGGTGACATAAAGCCAATTGGCAGCTCATTCATTGGCACTAGCCCAGAATTTGAAATGGCTCTTTATACAGTATGTTTCCTGGCCGGTGAAAAGAAAGATGTGTGTTTGGAGATAGACGACTATGATGTTATTGTTAAGGCGCATAGTATGGGACCTTACCTTGGCACATGTTATCCATTGATCCCATGA